From a single Cyclobacterium marinum DSM 745 genomic region:
- a CDS encoding class I SAM-dependent methyltransferase: MEDIWIKKWNERYGEEEYAYGEKPNVFFEEKIKGLKSGKILLPAEGEGRNAVFAAKIGWSVFAFDQSEEGKKKAVKLAGKNGVAIDYQVGDLRAVNYPKEEFDAIGLIYAHFPAKLKSEYHKILSGYLRKGGTVVFEAFSKNNLDYRAQNEKIGGPRDLDSLFSIEELKTDFPNYEILQLEEKEVELGEGLYHNGKGSVIRFVGKKK, from the coding sequence ATGGAAGATATTTGGATAAAAAAATGGAATGAAAGATATGGTGAGGAAGAATATGCCTATGGGGAAAAGCCTAATGTATTCTTTGAGGAAAAGATTAAGGGGTTAAAATCCGGTAAAATACTATTACCTGCTGAAGGGGAAGGTAGAAATGCAGTGTTTGCAGCCAAAATCGGCTGGTCTGTTTTTGCTTTTGATCAAAGTGAAGAAGGGAAGAAGAAAGCGGTTAAACTGGCCGGAAAAAATGGGGTGGCCATAGATTATCAAGTAGGTGACTTGAGAGCTGTAAATTATCCGAAGGAGGAGTTTGATGCTATTGGACTTATTTACGCTCATTTTCCTGCAAAGCTCAAATCTGAGTACCATAAAATTTTGAGTGGTTATTTGCGAAAAGGGGGCACAGTGGTTTTTGAAGCTTTTAGTAAAAATAATTTGGACTATAGGGCTCAGAATGAGAAGATTGGAGGACCTAGAGATTTAGATTCTCTTTTCTCTATTGAGGAACTTAAAACTGACTTTCCCAATTATGAAATTTTGCAGTTGGAAGAAAAAGAGGTAGAGTTGGGAGAGGGGCTTTACCATAATGGGAAAGGCTCGGTCATTCGGTTCGTCGGGAAGAAAAAATAA
- a CDS encoding NAD(P)(+) transhydrogenase (Re/Si-specific) subunit beta has protein sequence MILQIIDICYLIAVVLFIVGIKMMSHPDSARKGNSIALSGMILAILASFLTPGLDNLALIIIAMVLGTIGGIYSAKTVQMTAMPQLVSFFNGMGGAAAALIGLVEYGDLPVDDIGKGAVLMSSLIIGSVSFSGSLIAMGKLQGVVKDIQINKILGFAVLAIAVALAAYILTSGAPQPILIYVLVVLSLIYGLMFVYPIGGADMPVVISLLNSLTGVTAATTGLLYDNKVMLMGGILVGSAGILLTLLMAKAMNRSVSNILFTSFGSSAGGAAAGVDGEQVAKEINAYDSSILMAYAKRVVIVPGYGLAVAQAQHAVHDLEKILEEKGVEVLYGIHPVAGRMPGHMNVLLAESDVPYDKLIEMDDMNEKLPNTDVVMVIGANDVVNPAANDDPSSPIYGMPILEVNKAANVIVIKRSMSSGYAGIQNALFFEPKTRMLFGDAKKVLNELVAEVKNM, from the coding sequence ATGATTTTACAGATAATAGATATTTGCTACCTGATTGCGGTAGTACTTTTTATCGTTGGGATCAAGATGATGAGTCATCCGGATTCTGCGAGGAAAGGTAATAGCATTGCATTATCAGGAATGATATTGGCTATTTTAGCCTCTTTTCTAACACCAGGTTTAGACAATCTGGCACTAATCATAATTGCCATGGTTCTTGGAACCATCGGCGGTATTTATTCGGCCAAAACCGTACAAATGACAGCCATGCCTCAATTGGTATCCTTCTTCAATGGGATGGGTGGAGCTGCTGCCGCTTTGATTGGTTTGGTAGAATACGGAGACCTTCCCGTAGATGATATTGGTAAAGGAGCTGTGTTGATGTCCAGCTTAATTATTGGGTCGGTATCATTTTCCGGTTCATTAATTGCTATGGGAAAACTACAAGGGGTTGTAAAAGACATTCAAATTAATAAAATTTTAGGCTTCGCTGTACTTGCCATTGCCGTGGCTTTGGCTGCATATATCCTAACTTCCGGCGCACCACAGCCAATATTAATCTATGTATTGGTAGTGTTGTCATTGATTTATGGTCTTATGTTCGTTTATCCAATTGGGGGAGCAGATATGCCTGTAGTTATTTCACTACTCAACTCACTTACCGGGGTTACAGCTGCTACTACAGGTTTACTTTATGACAATAAGGTAATGTTAATGGGTGGTATTTTGGTAGGTTCAGCAGGGATTCTATTGACCTTATTAATGGCCAAGGCCATGAACAGATCAGTTTCTAACATTTTGTTCACTTCCTTTGGTTCTTCCGCAGGAGGAGCTGCTGCAGGTGTTGATGGCGAACAAGTAGCCAAAGAAATCAATGCCTACGATTCTTCTATTTTAATGGCTTATGCTAAAAGGGTAGTGATTGTACCTGGCTATGGTTTGGCCGTTGCTCAGGCCCAACATGCAGTACATGATTTAGAAAAAATACTGGAAGAAAAAGGTGTTGAAGTCCTTTATGGTATTCACCCTGTGGCAGGTAGGATGCCGGGCCATATGAACGTATTATTGGCTGAATCGGATGTTCCTTATGACAAGCTTATCGAAATGGATGACATGAACGAGAAGCTACCCAATACAGATGTTGTCATGGTGATTGGTGCCAATGATGTTGTTAACCCGGCTGCCAATGACGATCCATCCAGTCCTATATATGGAATGCCTATTCTGGAAGTCAATAAAGCTGCCAATGTAATAGTGATAAAAAGAAGTATGAGCTCTGGTTATGCCGGAATTCAAAACGCACTTTTCTTTGAACCTAAAACCCGAATGTTATTTGGGGATGCCAAAAAGGTGCTCAATGAACTTGTTGCAGAAGTTAAAAATATGTAA
- a CDS encoding NAD(P) transhydrogenase subunit alpha, with the protein MEAIIEYISINQQELYIFILAIFVGVEVISKVPTVLHTPLMSGSNALSGVVIVGSIIVLGKTDPSNYLALSLGFLAVLLATLNVVGGFAVTNRMLEMFKKKPGKK; encoded by the coding sequence ATGGAAGCGATTATTGAATATATATCAATTAACCAACAAGAACTCTATATTTTCATTCTAGCGATTTTTGTGGGTGTTGAGGTGATCTCTAAAGTACCTACAGTTTTACATACCCCGCTAATGTCAGGTTCAAATGCCCTTTCGGGAGTGGTAATTGTCGGATCAATTATAGTTTTGGGAAAAACTGATCCTTCAAATTATTTGGCCTTGTCTTTAGGCTTTTTAGCAGTATTGCTTGCTACACTCAATGTGGTTGGAGGTTTTGCTGTGACGAATAGAATGTTAGAGATGTTTAAGAAAAAACCCGGTAAAAAATAA
- a CDS encoding Re/Si-specific NAD(P)(+) transhydrogenase subunit alpha — MILGILKEPSPETRVSLHPEAVKVLTGTGNKVLIEKGAGVSSFLSDATFLEAGAEVKERQEVLKEAEMIFQITPLAPEDYPSLNKGKFLFGVYQPLVARELMKTIADTGVSLFSMDSIPRITRAQSMDVLSSMSTVSGYKAVLLAAANLPRFFPMLMTAAGTIAPAKVLVIGAGVAGLQAIATAKRLGAVVEAFDTRPSVKEQVESLGGKFVEVPGAVEDKGAGGYAVEQSEEYKKKQSEMLEQSIVKSDVVITTALIPGRKAPILITKPMLEKMKAGAVVVDLAAANGGNCEGTQNNETVTVNGVTVIGNSALPSTMSQDASKMYSKNVQNLLKLLLKEDQLNLNFEDEIIKGTCITHDGAIVYEPLLK; from the coding sequence ATGATTTTAGGAATTTTAAAAGAACCTTCCCCGGAAACTAGAGTTTCTCTACATCCGGAAGCAGTAAAGGTCCTAACAGGAACAGGCAATAAAGTCCTGATTGAAAAAGGGGCCGGTGTGTCCTCTTTCCTTTCTGATGCCACATTTTTGGAAGCAGGTGCTGAAGTAAAAGAACGCCAAGAAGTTTTGAAAGAGGCAGAGATGATTTTTCAAATCACGCCCTTAGCACCCGAAGATTATCCCTCGTTAAATAAAGGAAAATTTTTATTTGGAGTCTACCAACCATTGGTAGCAAGAGAGCTAATGAAAACCATTGCAGATACCGGAGTATCCTTATTCAGTATGGATTCCATCCCAAGGATCACAAGGGCTCAGAGTATGGATGTACTTTCTTCTATGAGTACAGTTTCCGGTTATAAAGCGGTATTACTTGCTGCTGCCAACTTACCGAGATTTTTCCCAATGCTTATGACAGCTGCAGGCACTATTGCACCGGCTAAAGTATTGGTAATCGGTGCAGGTGTAGCTGGATTACAAGCTATTGCAACAGCCAAAAGACTGGGTGCTGTAGTAGAAGCCTTTGATACCAGACCTTCAGTAAAGGAACAAGTGGAGAGTTTAGGTGGGAAATTTGTTGAAGTTCCCGGTGCCGTTGAAGACAAAGGTGCCGGTGGATATGCAGTTGAACAATCAGAGGAATACAAGAAAAAGCAATCTGAAATGTTGGAGCAGTCTATTGTCAAATCAGATGTTGTAATCACCACTGCCTTGATCCCGGGAAGAAAGGCTCCGATACTTATTACAAAGCCTATGCTTGAAAAAATGAAGGCAGGAGCTGTAGTCGTGGATTTGGCCGCTGCTAATGGCGGAAACTGTGAAGGCACGCAAAACAATGAAACTGTTACAGTCAATGGTGTAACTGTAATAGGAAATTCTGCTTTGCCTTCCACAATGTCTCAGGATGCAAGCAAGATGTACAGTAAAAACGTACAGAATCTTTTAAAATTACTTTTAAAAGAAGATCAGTTGAATCTCAACTTTGAAGATGAAATTATTAAAGGAACCTGCATCACACATGATGGAGCGATAGTTTATGAACCCTTATTAAAATAA
- a CDS encoding alpha/beta hydrolase family protein — protein MKTIFTLIYFVGISIQVLAQDFEPNYEEDKIPEYQLPDLLRMENGHLITNKRQWSNRRRAELVEIFENEIYGKSPVWDGQISSKVILENKDYLNGEATRKVVKLTLKRGEKSLDFNLLVFYPNSGKQVPAFLGLNFYGNHTISSDEQVAVPDAWIRNNEKIGSFNNKASEKGRGQRIANWPYEEILTRGYGLVTMYYGEIDPDYEDGFKDGVHALYSERKREPNSWASIAGWAWGLSRVMDFLEGEDWIDNKKVAVLGHSRLGKAALWAGATDERFAMVISNNSGCGGAALSRRAYGETVGRMIEVIPYWFSDSFKVYYKRENDLPVDQHQLLALMAPRPLYVASGAEDKWADPKGEFLSCVAASPVYKLFGKVGMPATVLPPLDQPVMGTIGYHIRSGGHGLLPYDWQQYLDFADMHF, from the coding sequence ATGAAAACAATATTTACCCTAATTTATTTTGTAGGTATTTCTATTCAGGTTTTAGCTCAAGATTTTGAACCCAATTATGAAGAAGATAAGATCCCTGAGTATCAGTTGCCCGACTTGTTAAGGATGGAAAATGGACATCTTATTACTAACAAAAGACAATGGAGCAATAGGAGGAGGGCTGAATTAGTAGAAATATTTGAAAATGAAATTTATGGCAAATCACCTGTATGGGATGGACAAATTTCAAGTAAAGTAATACTTGAAAATAAGGATTACCTGAATGGTGAAGCCACTAGAAAAGTGGTAAAATTAACTTTAAAAAGGGGAGAAAAATCGCTAGATTTTAATTTATTGGTTTTTTATCCAAACTCGGGAAAACAAGTACCTGCTTTTTTAGGGCTTAATTTTTATGGCAATCATACCATTTCTTCCGATGAGCAGGTGGCTGTTCCTGATGCTTGGATAAGAAACAATGAGAAAATAGGGAGTTTTAATAATAAAGCTTCAGAAAAGGGAAGAGGTCAACGAATAGCTAACTGGCCTTATGAAGAGATTCTTACTAGAGGTTATGGTTTGGTTACCATGTATTATGGTGAAATAGACCCCGATTATGAAGATGGATTTAAAGATGGTGTACATGCATTGTATTCCGAAAGAAAAAGAGAACCCAACTCTTGGGCTAGTATTGCTGGCTGGGCTTGGGGACTTTCTCGGGTGATGGATTTCTTAGAAGGTGAAGATTGGATTGACAATAAAAAGGTGGCTGTTTTGGGACACAGTAGGCTAGGTAAAGCTGCATTATGGGCAGGTGCAACGGACGAAAGGTTTGCGATGGTGATCTCCAATAACTCGGGTTGTGGGGGGGCAGCCTTGTCTCGTCGAGCTTATGGAGAGACCGTTGGGCGAATGATTGAGGTAATTCCTTATTGGTTTTCAGATAGCTTCAAAGTTTACTATAAAAGGGAAAATGATTTGCCTGTAGATCAACATCAATTATTGGCTTTAATGGCTCCTAGACCTCTTTATGTGGCAAGTGGAGCAGAAGATAAGTGGGCAGATCCCAAAGGGGAGTTTTTGTCTTGTGTAGCTGCTTCTCCGGTCTACAAGTTATTTGGTAAAGTAGGGATGCCTGCTACAGTGCTGCCTCCATTAGACCAACCGGTGATGGGAACCATTGGTTATCACATTCGATCCGGTGGCCATGGTTTGTTGCCATATGATTGGCAACAATACCTAGATTTTGCTGACATGCATTTTTAA
- a CDS encoding NAD-dependent epimerase/dehydratase family protein yields the protein MTTIDKSKPVLVTGANGYVASWLVKKLLDEGITVHAAVRDPNNVKKISHLKEVASKSMGEIKFFAGDLMKPDSYKAAMEGCALVYHTASPFSLDIKDPQAELIAPAVNGTANVLNTAKEVSSVRRIVVTSSCAAIYTDAIDSVNAPEGKITEEVWNTTASLDYQPYSYSKTLAEKKAWELEKSQSQWDLVTINMSLVLGPALNLGNTTSESINILKMLGGGELKMGAPKMGLGVVDVRDVAEAHYKAGFTPEAKGRYITSAYDTNLLEISKILLPKYGKKFPLPKRAMPKWLLMLVGPLANKLFTRKYIKNNVNIPFHADNSKIKKELGIKFIPLKKTMEDSFQMMIDEGIFKSK from the coding sequence ATGACGACAATAGATAAATCTAAACCGGTATTGGTAACAGGAGCCAATGGATATGTAGCCAGCTGGCTGGTAAAAAAACTGCTTGATGAAGGAATAACGGTACATGCAGCTGTTCGAGATCCTAACAATGTAAAAAAAATAAGTCACCTAAAAGAGGTTGCTTCCAAGTCTATGGGAGAGATTAAGTTTTTTGCCGGGGATTTAATGAAACCGGACTCTTACAAAGCAGCCATGGAAGGTTGTGCTTTGGTTTATCATACGGCATCCCCATTTTCTTTGGATATAAAAGATCCTCAAGCAGAGTTAATAGCACCTGCCGTAAATGGAACAGCCAATGTTTTGAATACCGCGAAAGAGGTAAGTAGCGTCAGACGTATAGTTGTCACCAGCAGTTGTGCAGCTATCTACACGGATGCTATTGACTCGGTCAACGCGCCAGAAGGCAAAATAACTGAAGAAGTTTGGAATACTACAGCCTCATTAGACTACCAACCTTATTCTTATTCGAAAACTTTGGCTGAAAAAAAGGCCTGGGAGTTAGAGAAATCACAAAGTCAGTGGGATCTGGTGACCATTAATATGTCTCTAGTACTGGGCCCTGCATTAAACCTTGGCAATACAACTTCAGAAAGCATAAACATACTGAAAATGCTTGGAGGCGGAGAACTCAAAATGGGAGCTCCTAAAATGGGGCTTGGGGTGGTAGATGTTCGTGATGTTGCAGAAGCACATTATAAAGCAGGGTTTACCCCTGAAGCAAAAGGGCGTTACATAACGTCTGCTTATGACACAAACCTCTTGGAAATAAGTAAAATTTTACTGCCTAAATACGGGAAAAAATTCCCTTTACCCAAAAGAGCAATGCCAAAATGGCTTCTGATGTTGGTTGGGCCTTTGGCAAATAAACTTTTTACAAGAAAGTACATTAAAAACAATGTCAACATACCATTCCATGCTGACAATTCTAAAATTAAAAAAGAGTTGGGCATCAAATTTATACCCTTGAAAAAAACGATGGAAGATTCCTTTCAAATGATGATCGATGAAGGGATTTTTAAATCCAAATAG
- a CDS encoding Rossmann-fold NAD(P)-binding domain-containing protein, with protein sequence MKIIITGASGMVGQAALIESLNSPTVSEILIINRKSIELKHPKLKELLIADYSEIPFHTDKFIGYDGCLHCMGISAVGIDEIDYTKITFGYSKILFDSLLKINPDMKIIYVSGAGTDSTEKGNYMWARIKGKTENYLLNLGFKDAYAFRPGIILPEKGVKSKTAWYNAMYSILRPVFPLIKKMKGTIGSSDLGKAMLSLLKKPIVLKIIDPLQIKNLAKNFTENDY encoded by the coding sequence ATGAAAATAATTATTACAGGGGCTTCCGGCATGGTTGGCCAAGCCGCACTAATAGAAAGTCTGAATTCCCCAACAGTTTCAGAAATATTGATTATCAATCGGAAGTCAATTGAATTAAAACATCCTAAGCTTAAAGAGCTCTTGATTGCAGATTATTCGGAAATCCCATTCCATACTGACAAATTTATTGGGTATGACGGATGTCTACACTGCATGGGGATCTCTGCAGTAGGAATTGATGAAATTGATTATACCAAAATAACTTTTGGCTATAGTAAAATTCTATTTGATAGCCTGTTAAAAATAAACCCTGATATGAAAATAATTTATGTATCGGGGGCAGGAACGGACAGTACAGAAAAGGGTAATTACATGTGGGCAAGAATAAAAGGCAAAACCGAAAATTACCTTTTAAACTTAGGCTTTAAAGATGCGTATGCTTTTAGACCGGGAATAATTTTGCCTGAAAAAGGGGTAAAATCCAAAACAGCTTGGTACAATGCAATGTATTCAATCCTGCGGCCTGTTTTCCCTTTAATAAAGAAAATGAAAGGTACCATTGGAAGTAGCGATTTAGGCAAGGCCATGCTATCTCTCCTTAAAAAACCAATAGTGTTAAAAATCATTGATCCTTTACAAATTAAAAATTTGGCGAAAAATTTTACCGAAAATGATTATTAG
- a CDS encoding helix-turn-helix domain-containing protein: MPEDIFHINSISELHKQLGLPKPSHPLISILDVSQLEIGPQWVGKKLVTDLYSIALKDASCGMDYGRNSYDFNEGVLIFTAPNQVTSTQKEQQLNEIQGWMLFIHPDLIRNTDLGRRMDNFGFFSYDVHEALHISEGEQKTLNECIKLIKTEIDERIDNHSQRVIVSTLELLLNYSLRYYERQFNTRTAQNIDVVSQFESLLKDYYIDGKFEEQGPPPIDYFTEAIHLSPHYLSDLLKKETGLSTKDHINHFLVEKAKLLLLSQSDTISGIAYKLGFNYPHYFSRLFKSRTGLSPNEYRNKTSLN, encoded by the coding sequence ATGCCAGAAGATATATTTCATATAAACTCCATTAGCGAACTACATAAACAGCTTGGTTTACCTAAGCCTTCGCATCCTCTAATCAGTATCCTAGATGTAAGTCAACTGGAAATAGGCCCTCAATGGGTAGGTAAAAAGTTGGTTACTGATTTGTATTCCATAGCCCTAAAAGATGCCAGCTGCGGCATGGATTATGGACGAAATTCTTATGATTTTAATGAGGGAGTATTAATTTTTACTGCGCCTAATCAAGTTACATCTACTCAAAAGGAACAGCAACTAAATGAGATCCAAGGGTGGATGCTGTTTATTCATCCTGACCTTATTCGCAATACCGACCTAGGTAGACGTATGGATAATTTCGGTTTTTTCTCTTACGATGTGCATGAAGCACTTCATATTTCCGAAGGAGAACAAAAAACCTTGAACGAATGTATCAAATTGATTAAAACCGAAATTGATGAGCGCATTGATAACCATAGTCAAAGGGTTATTGTAAGCACATTGGAATTGCTATTGAATTACAGTTTGCGCTATTATGAACGGCAATTCAATACCAGAACTGCTCAAAATATCGATGTTGTAAGTCAATTTGAATCTTTGTTAAAAGATTATTATATAGATGGGAAGTTTGAAGAACAAGGGCCTCCTCCTATTGATTACTTTACTGAAGCCATTCACCTTTCGCCCCATTATTTAAGTGATTTATTAAAAAAAGAAACCGGACTAAGTACTAAAGACCATATCAATCATTTTCTAGTAGAGAAAGCCAAATTGCTGTTACTTAGTCAGTCAGACACAATCAGTGGTATTGCTTACAAATTAGGCTTTAACTATCCACATTATTTCAGTCGCTTATTTAAATCAAGGACAGGTTTAAGCCCAAATGAGTACAGAAACAAAACCTCATTAAACTAA
- a CDS encoding DUF4260 domain-containing protein, whose translation MTKNMSALLKSEELGQFLLAIYLFTNLDYAWWVFPACILLPDLSMIGYLINPKYGAFLYNFFHHKLTAILIFMLGSITSMPVIILVGVILFGHSSMDRIFGYGLKFNDSFNHTHLGKIGK comes from the coding sequence ATGACAAAAAATATGAGCGCCCTATTGAAATCTGAAGAACTTGGGCAATTTTTACTGGCAATTTACTTGTTTACTAATTTAGATTATGCTTGGTGGGTTTTCCCGGCTTGTATATTATTGCCGGACCTCTCAATGATAGGCTATTTAATCAATCCTAAATATGGGGCTTTTCTGTATAATTTTTTTCACCATAAGTTAACAGCAATATTAATTTTTATGCTTGGCTCTATTACCAGCATGCCAGTCATAATTTTAGTGGGTGTAATTTTATTTGGCCATTCTTCGATGGATAGAATTTTTGGTTATGGGCTAAAGTTCAATGACAGTTTTAACCATACGCATTTGGGCAAAATAGGAAAATAG
- a CDS encoding Crp/Fnr family transcriptional regulator, which yields MKEINQILQDHFGKLSPRELEVIEPYFHEEKLLKNDFFTLSGKKCDRLSFIKSGMLRIYTLADGKEVTQWISTENYLITEVMGFFFNKPNRWNIQAMVNTSLITISKQNYLKLCNEFPRWNNLEKEFIVKCFVMLEDRVYSHISMTAEERYDLYYAQNKELFNQIPLQYIASVLGMSAETLSRIRNRKRTSS from the coding sequence TTGAAAGAGATCAATCAAATATTACAAGATCATTTTGGTAAGCTCTCTCCTCGAGAATTGGAAGTAATTGAACCCTATTTTCATGAAGAGAAGCTGTTAAAAAATGATTTTTTCACCTTGTCCGGAAAGAAATGTGACCGCTTAAGCTTTATTAAATCGGGAATGCTTAGGATTTACACTTTAGCTGATGGTAAGGAAGTTACACAGTGGATTTCTACAGAAAACTATTTGATCACTGAAGTAATGGGCTTTTTCTTTAACAAACCTAACCGCTGGAATATTCAGGCCATGGTAAACACTTCTTTGATTACAATTAGTAAACAAAATTACCTTAAACTTTGCAATGAATTTCCCAGATGGAATAATCTAGAAAAAGAATTCATCGTTAAGTGTTTCGTAATGCTCGAGGACAGGGTTTATTCTCATATTTCCATGACAGCTGAAGAGCGTTATGATTTGTATTATGCGCAAAACAAAGAACTATTTAACCAGATCCCTTTACAATACATTGCTTCTGTGTTAGGTATGTCGGCTGAAACCCTAAGTAGAATAAGAAATCGTAAGCGTACAAGTTCTTGA
- a CDS encoding DUF1801 domain-containing protein, which translates to MKLTTDPKVDTVFDNYPDHVKEKMLALRKLVIETAEETKVISELHETLKWGEPSFVTKIGSTLRMDWKAKNPNQYALYFQCTSRLVSTFKLIYKDHFHFEGNRAIVFSMDQKIPTSVLKNCIKASLTYHKVKNLMTLGI; encoded by the coding sequence ATGAAGTTAACAACAGATCCAAAAGTTGATACGGTATTTGACAATTATCCGGATCATGTAAAAGAAAAAATGCTTGCCCTAAGGAAATTGGTGATTGAAACGGCTGAAGAAACTAAGGTCATCTCCGAACTTCATGAAACATTGAAATGGGGAGAACCAAGCTTTGTTACAAAGATTGGTAGTACCCTTAGAATGGACTGGAAAGCCAAGAATCCCAATCAATATGCCCTGTATTTTCAATGTACCAGCAGACTGGTCTCTACCTTCAAATTGATTTATAAAGATCACTTTCACTTTGAGGGAAATCGTGCCATTGTTTTTTCAATGGATCAAAAAATCCCTACTTCTGTTTTAAAAAATTGCATTAAAGCAAGTCTTACATATCATAAAGTAAAAAACTTGATGACTTTGGGAATTTAA
- a CDS encoding GyrI-like domain-containing protein has protein sequence MQTKIIHPFKIIGISIQTTNENDQASKDIAALWGRFMDENLLTKIPNKTGSDIYSLYTSYEGDHTLPYTTILGCKVENLDEIPAGMVGRSFDGGKYFATSAKGNLMQGLIVKQWEKIFELDLNRTYLADFEIYGEKAQNPLAAEVDFYVGIKDE, from the coding sequence ATGCAGACAAAAATAATTCATCCTTTTAAAATCATAGGAATTTCAATTCAAACCACCAATGAAAATGATCAAGCTTCGAAAGATATTGCAGCTTTATGGGGAAGATTTATGGATGAAAATCTTCTAACAAAGATTCCTAATAAAACTGGAAGTGATATTTATTCTTTATATACCTCCTATGAGGGTGACCATACCCTACCCTATACCACCATTCTAGGTTGCAAGGTGGAAAATTTGGATGAGATTCCGGCAGGAATGGTAGGCAGATCCTTTGATGGAGGTAAATACTTTGCAACAAGTGCCAAAGGAAATTTGATGCAAGGTTTAATTGTAAAGCAATGGGAGAAAATATTTGAATTGGACTTAAATAGAACCTATTTGGCTGATTTTGAAATTTATGGTGAAAAAGCTCAAAACCCATTAGCTGCGGAAGTGGATTTTTATGTAGGAATAAAAGATGAATAA
- a CDS encoding helix-turn-helix transcriptional regulator, translated as MAAEKPRLARLTAMLTQLQAGKIVTAKEIADRHRVSIRTIYRDIRTLEESGIPIVTIEGKGFSIMEGYKIPPVLFTQEEANALITAEQLVKNNKDHSLTTQFESAITKIKAVLKYNQRDKTAFLSSRLQVRDNFEKNKTSNYLIQLQSTITNYQLVRINYFSLEKTRSNREIEPFALYTTQENWILIAFCRLRNDFRAFRLDCILQMEVLSANFKPHDMTLEEYLEKCRKNYSNTPDIPMSKA; from the coding sequence ATGGCAGCAGAAAAACCACGATTGGCTAGATTAACAGCAATGCTGACTCAATTACAAGCAGGCAAAATTGTAACTGCTAAGGAGATAGCTGATAGGCACAGAGTAAGCATCAGGACCATATATAGAGATATCCGTACACTTGAAGAATCCGGTATTCCCATTGTGACCATAGAAGGAAAAGGTTTCTCCATTATGGAAGGTTATAAAATCCCACCTGTTTTATTTACCCAGGAAGAAGCCAATGCACTTATTACAGCAGAACAATTGGTAAAAAACAACAAAGACCATTCTTTAACCACTCAATTCGAAAGTGCTATTACCAAAATTAAGGCCGTTTTAAAGTACAATCAAAGAGACAAAACTGCATTTCTTTCCAGTAGACTTCAGGTAAGGGATAACTTTGAGAAAAATAAAACAAGTAACTATCTTATTCAACTTCAATCGACGATTACCAATTATCAATTGGTAAGAATTAATTATTTTTCATTAGAAAAAACACGGAGCAATAGGGAAATTGAACCTTTTGCACTTTATACAACACAGGAAAATTGGATTCTCATTGCATTTTGCCGCTTAAGAAATGATTTTAGGGCATTTCGATTGGATTGCATCCTTCAGATGGAGGTTTTATCTGCTAACTTTAAACCCCATGACATGACTTTAGAAGAATACTTGGAAAAGTGTAGAAAAAATTATTCGAACACCCCTGACATACCTATGTCAAAAGCCTAA